Proteins from one Mustela erminea isolate mMusErm1 chromosome 20, mMusErm1.Pri, whole genome shotgun sequence genomic window:
- the LOC116581032 gene encoding mRNA turnover protein 4 homolog: protein MPKSKRDKKVSLTKTAKKGLELKQNLIEELRKCVDTYKYLFLFSVANMRNSKLKDIRSAWKHSRMFFGKNKVMMVALGRSPADEYRDNLHQVSKKLRGEVGLLFTNRTKEEVNEWFTKYAEMDFARAGNKATFTVTLDPGPLEQFPHSMEPQLRQLGLPTALKRGVVTLLSDHEVCKEGDVLTPEQARVLKLFGYAMAEFKVTIKYMWDAQSGSFQQMGDDLPESASESAEESEGEGDG from the coding sequence ATGCCCAAATCCAAGCGCGACAAGAAAGTTTCCTTAACCAAAACTGCCAAGAAAGGCTTAGAACTGAAACAGAACCTGATAGAAGAGCTTCGGAAATGTGTGGACACGTACAAGTACCTTTTCCTCTTCTCCGTGGCCAATATGAGGAACAGCAAGCTGAAGGACATCCGGAGCGCCTGGAAGCACAGCCGGATGTTCTTTGGCAAAAACAAGGTGATGATGGTGGCCTTGGGTCGAAGCCCAGCTGACGAGTACAGAGACAACCTACATCAGGTCAGCAAGAAGTTGAGGGGTGAGGTCGGTCTCCTTTTCACCAACCGCACCAAGGAGGAAGTGAATGAGTGGTTTACGAAATACGCGGAAATGGACTTCGCTCGAGCCGGAAACAAAGCAACTTTCACTGTGACCCTGGACCCAGGGCCCCTGGAGCAGTTCCCCCACTCCATGGAGCCGCAGCTGAGGCAGCTGGGCCTGCCCACCGCCCTCAAGAGAGGTGTGGTGACCCTGCTGTCCGACCACGAGGTGTGCAAGGAGGGCGATGTGCTGACCCCAGAGCAGGCCCGTGTGCTGAAGCTTTTCGGGTATGCGATGGCTGAATTCAAGGTCACCATCAAATACATGTGGGATGCACAGTCCGGAAGTTTCCAGCAGATGGGAGATGACTTGCCCGAGAGTGCGTCCGAATCAGCAGAAGAATCAGAGGGGGAGGGCGACGGCTGA